The region CTACCCGGACCCCGGCGGCGGTGGTGGTGGCGGGCGAAGCTGACGGGACCGCCCGCGGAACGGCGCCTCGGGGCGCCGCTCCGCTCGACGGGACGCCGAACTGATGACGTGCAGCATCTCGAAGATCAGTCGACTGAAGGCGGGCAAGGGCATCCCCTAGCTCCCGGCCGTCAACGAGCTGATCCGGGTCCACCAGGTCACCTCCGACGCCCAGATCGAGATGCTCCGCAGGCTCATTCAGGGAGCGGACCCGCGGCTGGTGGGAGCCCGTCCCGAGGGCAGCCGGAGCGGTTCGTCCTGGACTCGTCGAGCCGATTCGCTGCGATGGAGACCGAGGCCGGTCGGCGTCTGGACCTTGAACGGGCCTCGTGCTCTACGGGCTCGGCAGCCCGGTCTCCCGGACGGCCGGCTCTCCCTGGCGATCATGCCCTTCGGTCGTCCGGCACGGCTGATCACGGACAGGCGGTCGCGGTTCGAGGCCCTGCCGAGGCCCTTTTCCCAGGCTCGGCGGTAGGGCCGACCTGTTGCCCATGATCGGCGCGGTCGGTCGACCGCGGTCACGCGGAGTCGTCGAAGGGTGCGCTGTGACGGTCTTTCCTGTGCTCGACCGAGTGTGTCGGTTACGCTCCGGTGTGCGACTTGAGGTGGATTTGAGCTGCCTGTGCCTCAACTGTGACTTCAGGGCCTACCGACGGGTAGCGGTCGGCGCTAGCGTCTGCGATCACCCTGACGCACTCCCGACGATCTCGAGGTGCCCGCAATGCCCACCACCAGACGCCTGGCCGCTGTCATCGCGGCCGGCGCCCTAGTCGTCTCCCTCGCCGCGTGCGCGAACTCCGAGCGAGACGGCGGCGCCGCCGGCTCCGCAGGAGCCACCGGCGGGACGATGGTCTTCGGCGCCGCGGGCGCCCCGAAGAACTTCGACCCGATCTTCAACGACGACGGCGAGAGCTTCCGTCCGATCCGGCAGATGTACGACACGTTGATCACGTACAAGCCGGGCACCACCGAGCTCGCGCCCGGTCTGGCGACCGAGTGGTCGTCCTCTCCGGACGGCAAGGTATGGACCTTCAAGATCCGGCAGAACGTCAAGTTCAGCGACGGCACCGCGCTCGACGCCGCAGCGGTGTGCGCGAACTTCGACCGCTGGTTCAACATGAGCGGCGCCGCGGCGCAGAGCCAGATGATCTACTACGGCGACATCTTCGAGGGCTTCAAGACGAATGCCGGTGACGCCACGGGCGAGCCGGTCTACAACAACTGCGCCGCGCAGGACGCGGGCACCGCGGTGATGACCCTCAACAAGTACAAGGGCGCCTTCCCCGCGGCGTTCGGTCTCACGGCGTTCTCGATCTCGAGCCCGACGGCGCTGAAGCAGTACGACGCGGACAACGTCGCGCAGAGCGGCGACTCGTTCAGCTACCCGGCCTACGCGACGGAGCACCCGACGGGCACCGGCGCGTTCAAGTTCGAGAGCTTCGACAAGGCCGCCGGCACCATCACCCTCGTCCGCAACGACGACTACTGGGGCGAGAAGGCCAAGCTCGACAAGCTGATCTTCCGCGTCATCCCGGACGAGAACGCGCGCAAGCAGGAGCTGGCCGCCGGCACGATCGACGGCTACGACCTGCCCTCCCCGGCGGACTACGCGACGTTGAAGGAGGGCGGGAACCAGGTCCTCATCCGCCAGCCGTTCAACGTGCTCTACATGGGCATCAACACGAAGAACAACCCGGCGCTCAAGGACATCCGCGTCCGACAGGCGCTCGCCTACGCGATCAACCGCGACGCCCTGGTGAGGAACAAGCTGCCCGAGGGCGCCGAGGTCGCCAAGGAGTTCATGCCCAGCACGGTCGCGGGCTACGCCGGCGACGTGCAGGAGTACCCGTACGACCCGGCGAAGGCCAAGCAGCTGCTCGCCGAGGCCGGCGCGTCGAACCTGACGCTGAACTTCTACTACCCGACCGAGGTCTCCCGGCCGTACATGCCGAACCCGACGGACCTGTTCTCGGTGATCGCCGAGGACCTGAAGCAGGCCGGCATCACGATCAACCCGGTCCCTCGGCCGTGGAACGGCGGCTTCAAGGACGACGTCCAGAAGGCCGGCAAGCACGACCTGCACCTGCTCGGCTGGACCGGCGACTACAACGACGCCGGCAACTTCGTCGGCACGTTCTTCGGCCGCGAGAAGGCGGAGTTCGGCGCGGAGGACCCGGCCATGTACGCGGCCCTCGCCGCGGCCGACGCCCAGCCGGACCCCGCGGCCCACGCCGCGGCGTACGAGCAGGTCAACCGGGACATCATGGCCAAGTACCTGCCGGCCGTCCCGATCAGCAGCTCGCCGCCCGCGATCGTGGTGCGGGCCAACATCCAGGGCCTGGTTCCCTCGCCCCTGACCGACGAGCGGTTCTACTCGGTCAGCAAGAGCTGACGAATCGACGACGGGTGGCGCCGGCTCCTCCGGGGGCCGGCACCACCGGTCGTCGTCGACCTACGCTCCTGCTCGGGAGAGAGATCAATGCTGCGCTTCATCGTGCGGCGGCTCCTCCAGGTCGTGCCCACCCTCTTCGTGCTCTCCGTCCTGCTCTTCGCCTGGCTGCGCCTGCTGCCCGGCGGACCTGCGGCGGCGCTGCTCGGGGACAAGGCCACGCCGGAGAAGATCGCCGAGCTCAACCGGGTACTCGGCCTCGACCAGCCGATCCCGCTCCAGTACCTGCGCTACCTCGGCCGCTCGCTCACCGGCGACTTCGGCAACTCGCTGATCAGCGGTGACCCCGTGATCTCCGAGATCGGTCGTGCCCTGCCCGCGACGCTGGAGCTCGCCGTCGCCGCCCTGCTCCTCGCGGTCGTGCTCGGCATCCCGCTGGGCTACGTCGCCGCGCGCTACCGCGGCCGTCCGCTGGACACGACGACGGTCATCGGGACCCTCGTCGGCGTCGCGGTCCCCGTGTTCTTCCTCGGCTTCCTGCTCAAGCAGTGGTTCGCCGTCGACCTCGGCTGGTTCCCGCCCTCGGGCCGTCAGTCCGTCTCCATCGACGCCACGAAGGTCACCGGCCTGGCCGTCCTGGACGGGCTGCTGACCCGCGAGTTCGACGCCAGCTGGGACGCCCTGCTCCATCTGGTCCTGCCGGCGATCGCGCTGGCCACGATCCCGCTCGCGGTGATCACCCGGATCACCCGCGCCTCGGTCCTCGACGTCCTGGGGTCGGATTTCGTCCGGACGGCCAACTCCAAGGGCCTCGCCCCCGGGACGGTCCGCAGCCGCCACGTCCTGCGCAACGCGCTGCTTCCTGTCTCGACGACGATCGGCCTGCAGACCGGCCTGCTGCTCGGCGGCGCCGTGCTCACCGAGAAGGTGTTCGTCTGGGGTGGCATCGGCACGCTGATCGCGCAGGGCATCGAGCGCCGGGACTACCCGCGCCTGCAGGCGATCGTGCTGCTCGGTGCGGCCGTGTACGTGCTGGTCAACCTGCTCGTCGACCTCTCGTACGCGCTCATCGACCCCCGGGTGAGGTTGCGCTGATGGCCACCACCTGGGCCAACCGCCGGCGCGCCCGGATCGACGACCTCGCCACCGGCCGCAGCCTCGGCGCGGACGCGCTCGTGCGGCTGCGGCGCAACCCCGTCGCGATCGTCGGCGCGGTCATCATCGCGCTGTTCATCCTCGTCTCGATCTTCGCGCCGTGGATCGCGCCGCACGACGCGTCGCAGTCCTTCCCCGAACTGCAGGAGGGGCTGCGCCCGGACGTCATCCCGGGCGCGCAGCCGGGGTTCCCGCTGGGCAGCGACCAGAACGGCCGGGACTTCTTCTCCCGGATGATCCTGGCGTCCCGGCAGACCCTGCTCGTCGGCGTGTTCGCGACGCTGATCGGGCTGATCTTCGGGGTCCTGATCGGGGTGCTGGCCGGGGCGTTCGGCGGCTGGGTCGACACCCTGCTCATGCGGTTCACCGACGTCCTGCTGTCCATCCCGTCGCTGCTGCTCGCGATCTCCATCGCGGCGCTGGCGGCCAAACCCAGCCAGACGACGGTGATCATCGCCGTCGCGATCGTCGGCGTGCCGATCTTCGCCCGGCTGCTGCGCGGTTCGATGCTCGCCCAGCGCGACAGCGACCACGTGACGGCCGCGACCGCGCTCGGCGTCAAGCGCCGTGCGATCGTGC is a window of Pseudonocardia sp. T1-2H DNA encoding:
- a CDS encoding ABC transporter permease, which encodes MATTWANRRRARIDDLATGRSLGADALVRLRRNPVAIVGAVIIALFILVSIFAPWIAPHDASQSFPELQEGLRPDVIPGAQPGFPLGSDQNGRDFFSRMILASRQTLLVGVFATLIGLIFGVLIGVLAGAFGGWVDTLLMRFTDVLLSIPSLLLAISIAALAAKPSQTTVIIAVAIVGVPIFARLLRGSMLAQRDSDHVTAATALGVKRRAIVLRHMVPNAIGPVIVQATLTLATAILDAAALSFLGLGDGDPARAEWGLMLANAQAYLDVRPALAFYPAIAIILVALGFTLLGEALREALDPKGRR
- a CDS encoding ABC transporter substrate-binding protein; the protein is MPTTRRLAAVIAAGALVVSLAACANSERDGGAAGSAGATGGTMVFGAAGAPKNFDPIFNDDGESFRPIRQMYDTLITYKPGTTELAPGLATEWSSSPDGKVWTFKIRQNVKFSDGTALDAAAVCANFDRWFNMSGAAAQSQMIYYGDIFEGFKTNAGDATGEPVYNNCAAQDAGTAVMTLNKYKGAFPAAFGLTAFSISSPTALKQYDADNVAQSGDSFSYPAYATEHPTGTGAFKFESFDKAAGTITLVRNDDYWGEKAKLDKLIFRVIPDENARKQELAAGTIDGYDLPSPADYATLKEGGNQVLIRQPFNVLYMGINTKNNPALKDIRVRQALAYAINRDALVRNKLPEGAEVAKEFMPSTVAGYAGDVQEYPYDPAKAKQLLAEAGASNLTLNFYYPTEVSRPYMPNPTDLFSVIAEDLKQAGITINPVPRPWNGGFKDDVQKAGKHDLHLLGWTGDYNDAGNFVGTFFGREKAEFGAEDPAMYAALAAADAQPDPAAHAAAYEQVNRDIMAKYLPAVPISSSPPAIVVRANIQGLVPSPLTDERFYSVSKS
- a CDS encoding ABC transporter permease, with amino-acid sequence MLRFIVRRLLQVVPTLFVLSVLLFAWLRLLPGGPAAALLGDKATPEKIAELNRVLGLDQPIPLQYLRYLGRSLTGDFGNSLISGDPVISEIGRALPATLELAVAALLLAVVLGIPLGYVAARYRGRPLDTTTVIGTLVGVAVPVFFLGFLLKQWFAVDLGWFPPSGRQSVSIDATKVTGLAVLDGLLTREFDASWDALLHLVLPAIALATIPLAVITRITRASVLDVLGSDFVRTANSKGLAPGTVRSRHVLRNALLPVSTTIGLQTGLLLGGAVLTEKVFVWGGIGTLIAQGIERRDYPRLQAIVLLGAAVYVLVNLLVDLSYALIDPRVRLR